TGGTTGCGGCCCTGGGTGATGACGTCCAGGGAGCGGTCGTAGCGGAACGCGGGGCGGATGCGCTTGAAGATCCGGGGGACGGTTTCGACGTTGTGGGCGAAGACTTCGGGTTTGGAGTCGCAGATCGCTTTGATGTGGTCGGGGTTGCCGGAGAAGTCGGGGATGAGCAGTTCGACGCCGGTGCCGGGGTTCAGTTCGTGGATCTTGCGGACGGTTTCGGCGTAGAGCCAGACGCCTTCGTCCTCGAGGTCATCGCGGGCCACGCCGGTGACGGTGGCGTAGCGCAGCTGCATGGACTGGACGGAGCGGGCCACCTTGGTGGGTTCGAACCGGTCCAGGGGTGAGGGTTTGCCGGTGTCGATCTGGCAGAAGTCGCAGCGGCGGGTGCATTCGGACCCGCCGATCAGGAACGTGGCTTCCTTGTCTTCCCAGCATTCGAAGATGTTGGGGCAGCCGGCTTCCTCGCAGACGGTGTGCAGGCCTTCCTTTTTCACCAGGTTCTTCAGCCCGACGAACTCCGGGCCCATCTGGACCTTGGCCTTGATCCACTCCGGCTTGCGCTCCACCGGAACCGCAGCATTGCGCTGCTCGATCCGCAGCATCTTCCGGCCTTCAGGTGCCAATGTCATGGTCTTGTTTCCTTTGTTCGGTGGTTTTGCCGTTGGCTGAGCGTGTCGGGAACCGGTGTCAGCATTCGACGACGTTGACGGCGAGGCCGCCCATGGCGGTTTCCTTGTATTTGTCGCTCATGTCTTTGCCGGTTTCGCGCATGGTGATGATGACTTCGTCGAGGGAAACCCGGTGGGTGCCGTCGCCCCAGAGGGCCATTTTCGCGGCGTTGATCGCTTTCGCGGCGGCGATCGCGTTCCGTTCGATGCACGGGACCTGGACCAGCCCGCCGATCGGGTCACAGGTCAGGCCCAGGTTGTGTTCCATCGCGATTTCGGCCGCGTTTTCCACCTGCGCCGGGGTGCCGCCCATGACCTCCGCCAGGCCGGCGGCGGCCATCGAGGACGCGGACCCGACCTCGCCCTGGCAGCCGACCTCTGCCCCGGAGATCGAGGCCTGTTCCTTGTACAGCACCCCGACCGCGCCGGCGGCGAGCAGGAACCGCACCACCACACCGTCCCGGTCAGCCTGGGTGGCCTGGTCCATGCCGGGGGCGAAGTGCAGCGCGTAGTACAGCACCGCGGGGATGATCCCGGCCGCCCCGTTCGTCGGCGCGGTGACCACCCGCCCGCCGGAAGCGTTCTCCTCGTTCACCGCCAACGCCACCAAGTTAACCCACTCCTGCCAATACCGTGGATCGTGCCGGCCCGCGTCCCAGGCCGCGTCCTGGTCCTCGCTGTTGTCCTGGTCCTCCAGGCCGTCGGCGCATTCCTTCTTCAGCCGGTCGTACCAGTCCGGGGCCCGGCGGCGGACCTTCAACCCGCCCGGCAGCACCCCGTCCCGCTTCAGGGACGTGGCCACGCAGTTTTCCATCACCGACCAGATCTGCAGCAGCCCGGCCCGGATCTCCCCCTCATCCCGGGAGGCCAGCTCGTTCCTGAACATCACATCGGCGATGCCCAGCCCGGTCACCGCGCAGTGCTCCAACAGCTCAGCAGCGGTCCGGAACGGCAACGGCAACTCCTCCTTGGACGCATCCAGTTCCTGCTGCGCGGCATCCTCCCCACCCTCCCGGACGATGAACCCGCCACCGACCGAGAAGAACGTCGCCGCATGCAGCACCTCCCCGCCCGCATCAGAGACGGTGAACGTCATCCCGTTCGTATGCCGCGGCAACACCGTCAACGGCCGCAGCACCATATCCTCCACCCCGTACGGCAACGGCACACCGCCACCGGAAGCCTCCACCGCCCCGGCCAGGTTCAGGACCCCGGTCTCCGCGATCGAAGCCAGCCGCTCCTCCACCTCCGCCGGCAGGATCAACTCCGGATGAAACCCCTCCAACCCCAACAGGACCGCCGTCATCGTCCCATGCCCATGCCCCGTCGCCGCCAGGGACCCATACAAATCCACCCGCAACGACCCCACGGAACCCAGCACCCCGGACCCCACCAACTCCTCGGCAAAAACAGCAGCAGCCCGCATCGGCCCCACAGTATGCGAAGACGACGGACCAATACCGATCGAAAAAAGGTCAAAGACACCAACAGCCATGCGGGGATTCCTAACTAAAAATTACGATCGGAGCGGGTTTCGACGGGCTCAACCACCTCTGGCTGAGCCCGTCGAAACCAAGT
This window of the Pseudarthrobacter defluvii genome carries:
- the lipA gene encoding lipoyl synthase, with translation MTLAPEGRKMLRIEQRNAAVPVERKPEWIKAKVQMGPEFVGLKNLVKKEGLHTVCEEAGCPNIFECWEDKEATFLIGGSECTRRCDFCQIDTGKPSPLDRFEPTKVARSVQSMQLRYATVTGVARDDLEDEGVWLYAETVRKIHELNPGTGVELLIPDFSGNPDHIKAICDSKPEVFAHNVETVPRIFKRIRPAFRYDRSLDVITQGRNHGMVTKSNLILGMGETRGEISEALRDLHQAGCDLITITQYLRPSERHLPVDRWVKPQEFVDLQHEAEEIGFLGVMSGPLVRSSYRAGRLWATAMRKKGRDIPAELAHIADGIQDSGTTRQEAATLLAG
- a CDS encoding L-serine ammonia-lyase — encoded protein: MAVGVFDLFSIGIGPSSSHTVGPMRAAAVFAEELVGSGVLGSVGSLRVDLYGSLAATGHGHGTMTAVLLGLEGFHPELILPAEVEERLASIAETGVLNLAGAVEASGGGVPLPYGVEDMVLRPLTVLPRHTNGMTFTVSDAGGEVLHAATFFSVGGGFIVREGGEDAAQQELDASKEELPLPFRTAAELLEHCAVTGLGIADVMFRNELASRDEGEIRAGLLQIWSVMENCVATSLKRDGVLPGGLKVRRRAPDWYDRLKKECADGLEDQDNSEDQDAAWDAGRHDPRYWQEWVNLVALAVNEENASGGRVVTAPTNGAAGIIPAVLYYALHFAPGMDQATQADRDGVVVRFLLAAGAVGVLYKEQASISGAEVGCQGEVGSASSMAAAGLAEVMGGTPAQVENAAEIAMEHNLGLTCDPIGGLVQVPCIERNAIAAAKAINAAKMALWGDGTHRVSLDEVIITMRETGKDMSDKYKETAMGGLAVNVVEC